A single genomic interval of Porphyromonas sp. oral taxon 275 harbors:
- a CDS encoding glycoside hydrolase family 2 TIM barrel-domain containing protein codes for MNRYTKKRLVLLAAAALLLGRGVDLGAQALLPGYSFRTEAAPTGQEWQNPEDYARNKQLPHSYFFSFAAGDRAERVLPEHSSLYRSLDGRWRFHWVRTPEERPQDFYRLGYDVSRWDEVNVPMSWNVYGLQKDGTQRYGTPIYVNQPVIFYHEVKVGDWKKGVMRTPPKDWTTYRDRNEVGSYLRHFSVPSDWAGKAVYINFDGVDSFFYLWIDGRYVGFSKNSRNLASFDISPYLDPKLKEHTVAVEVYRSSDGSFLEAQDMFRLPGIFRSVYLTAKPQTQLRDLRVLPGLTKDYQTGTLSITAEVSSLSKKAKPGQQLRYSLYGLPLYSDEAEARPVATATAKVSAFGTTEAQLTLSEPRVWSAEAPWRYVLVAELYDAGGKTLLDKASLYTGFRTVEIKDTPASEDEFGIAGRYYYVNGKPVKLKGTNRHETNPALGHAITKEQMEREVMMMKRANINHVRNSHYPPSPYWYYLCDKYGIYLEDEANIESHEYYYGAASLSHVPEWETQHVARMLEMVHANYNHPSIVIWSLGNEAGPGVNFVKSYQATKKLDTSRPIQYERNNEIVDMGSNQYPSVSWVQGAAKGGYKIKYPFHISEYAHSMGNACGGLSDMWPAIESTNFICGGAIWDWVDQALYNYKPDGTRYLAYGGDFGDKPNSGMFVMNGLVFADLEPKPQYYEVKKVYQNVGFAWADRAAHRLRISNKNYFTDLSDYELRWRLIEDGVVTRSGTQQLPAIGARRSAELSLDPSQLGQTSPEKEYFLTLELVLKVDKPWAKAGYVQADEQLPYQSKRPEVAQPSSGLRLTKVAKEGDSYSVTGRDFSAAFDLKEGTLSSLVYAGDTLLRPGQGPRLNAFRAPADNDIWARRRWVANGLHNLRHQVQQYRVQRLADGSLQLFFTVRSQAPNAAVLKMERASGRYEIIEDTTQRFGPEDFHFTSQVVWTVRPDGTIQLNSGISSNKPNLVLARLGYEFVLPKSYDQYRYYGRGPINNYGDRKSGQFVQLHQSTVAGQFISFPKPQTMANREDVRWTSLTNAAGNGLLFISDSLMTSSALPYSALDLLLAPHPTELPPAGDTHLVLGISSTGLGGFSCGQGPPTEQYQTKAEPHYFGLTIRPLRGIKPQQTHSTTVPQAAAAPIIARGLDGMLSLKARPGAELMIQIGKAKAQRYTGPVLMREPVQVKAWDRRHPELVSIEHFTRVETVQATILSASSEEVPYGDEAANLLDFDPGTIWHSMYSVTVTKYPHWIDFDVLDTKLIRAFTYLPRQDENWTGDIKDYAISISQDGKTWTEVQKGTFAKDKKLKRVDLSQPQRARYLRFTALSAQNGGDYASGAEMSIIAD; via the coding sequence ATGAATCGCTACACCAAGAAGCGTCTCGTGCTGCTCGCAGCAGCCGCGCTGCTCCTAGGCCGTGGAGTAGACCTCGGCGCTCAGGCACTGCTGCCTGGCTACTCCTTCCGTACGGAGGCCGCCCCCACAGGGCAGGAGTGGCAGAACCCCGAGGACTACGCACGCAACAAGCAGCTCCCCCACAGCTATTTCTTCTCCTTCGCCGCGGGCGACCGTGCCGAGCGTGTACTGCCCGAGCACAGCAGCCTCTACCGCAGCCTCGACGGCCGCTGGCGCTTCCACTGGGTACGCACCCCTGAGGAGCGTCCCCAGGACTTCTACCGTCTGGGCTACGATGTCTCCCGCTGGGATGAGGTCAATGTCCCGATGAGCTGGAACGTCTACGGCCTGCAGAAGGACGGCACGCAGCGCTACGGCACGCCTATCTACGTCAATCAGCCCGTGATCTTCTACCACGAGGTCAAGGTCGGCGACTGGAAGAAGGGCGTCATGCGCACGCCGCCCAAGGACTGGACGACCTACCGCGATCGCAACGAGGTGGGCTCCTATCTGCGCCACTTCAGCGTCCCCAGTGACTGGGCGGGCAAGGCCGTCTACATCAACTTCGACGGCGTAGACTCCTTTTTCTATCTCTGGATCGACGGGCGCTACGTGGGCTTCTCGAAGAACTCGCGCAACCTCGCCTCCTTCGATATCTCCCCCTACCTCGACCCCAAGCTCAAGGAGCATACGGTGGCCGTCGAGGTCTACCGCAGCAGCGATGGCTCCTTCCTCGAGGCGCAGGACATGTTCCGCCTGCCGGGGATCTTCCGCTCCGTCTACCTGACGGCCAAGCCCCAGACGCAGCTGCGTGACCTACGTGTACTGCCAGGTCTCACGAAGGACTACCAGACGGGCACGCTGAGCATCACCGCGGAGGTCAGCTCGCTGAGCAAGAAGGCTAAGCCTGGGCAGCAACTCCGCTACAGCCTCTACGGCCTACCGCTCTACTCGGACGAGGCTGAGGCACGCCCCGTAGCTACGGCCACGGCGAAGGTAAGCGCCTTCGGCACGACGGAGGCGCAGCTGACCCTTTCTGAGCCTAGAGTGTGGTCTGCTGAAGCACCTTGGCGCTATGTCCTGGTGGCCGAGCTCTACGACGCTGGGGGCAAGACGCTCCTAGATAAGGCCTCGCTCTACACAGGCTTCCGCACGGTGGAGATCAAGGACACACCTGCCTCGGAGGATGAGTTCGGTATCGCTGGGCGCTACTACTATGTCAATGGCAAGCCCGTCAAGCTCAAGGGGACGAACCGCCACGAGACCAACCCCGCCCTAGGCCATGCCATCACCAAGGAGCAGATGGAGCGCGAGGTCATGATGATGAAGCGCGCCAACATCAACCACGTGCGCAACTCGCACTACCCTCCCAGCCCCTACTGGTACTACCTCTGCGACAAGTACGGCATCTACCTCGAGGACGAGGCCAATATCGAGTCGCACGAGTACTACTACGGCGCGGCCTCGCTCTCGCACGTCCCCGAGTGGGAGACGCAGCACGTGGCGCGCATGCTGGAGATGGTGCATGCCAACTATAACCACCCCTCCATCGTCATCTGGTCGCTCGGGAACGAAGCAGGCCCAGGCGTGAACTTCGTCAAGAGCTACCAGGCTACCAAGAAGCTCGACACCTCGCGCCCCATACAGTACGAGCGCAACAACGAGATCGTCGACATGGGCTCCAACCAGTACCCCTCCGTCTCCTGGGTGCAGGGCGCGGCGAAGGGCGGCTACAAGATCAAGTACCCCTTCCACATCTCGGAGTACGCCCACTCCATGGGTAATGCCTGTGGCGGCCTCAGCGACATGTGGCCGGCCATCGAGAGCACCAACTTCATCTGCGGCGGTGCCATCTGGGACTGGGTCGACCAGGCGCTCTACAACTATAAGCCCGACGGCACGCGCTACCTAGCCTACGGCGGTGACTTCGGCGACAAGCCCAATAGCGGGATGTTCGTCATGAACGGCCTGGTCTTCGCTGACCTCGAGCCCAAGCCTCAGTACTACGAGGTCAAGAAGGTGTATCAGAATGTAGGCTTCGCCTGGGCCGACCGTGCGGCGCACCGCCTGCGCATCAGCAATAAGAACTACTTCACCGACCTCTCCGACTACGAGCTACGCTGGCGCCTCATCGAGGACGGCGTCGTCACCAGGAGCGGCACGCAGCAGCTCCCCGCCATCGGGGCACGCCGGTCGGCCGAGCTCAGCCTCGATCCCAGCCAACTGGGACAGACCTCGCCCGAGAAGGAGTACTTCCTCACCCTCGAGCTCGTCCTCAAGGTAGACAAGCCCTGGGCTAAGGCCGGCTACGTGCAGGCCGACGAGCAGCTCCCCTATCAGAGCAAGCGCCCTGAGGTCGCCCAGCCCTCCAGCGGACTGCGCCTCACGAAGGTCGCCAAGGAGGGGGATAGCTACAGCGTCACGGGTAGGGACTTCTCCGCGGCCTTCGACCTCAAGGAGGGTACGCTCTCCAGCCTCGTCTACGCAGGTGACACGCTGCTGCGCCCTGGTCAGGGTCCCCGCCTGAACGCCTTCCGCGCCCCTGCCGACAATGATATCTGGGCACGCAGACGCTGGGTAGCCAACGGCCTTCACAACCTGCGCCATCAGGTACAGCAGTACAGGGTGCAGCGCCTCGCCGACGGCTCACTGCAGCTCTTCTTCACCGTGCGCTCGCAGGCGCCGAACGCTGCCGTCCTCAAGATGGAGCGCGCCTCAGGCCGCTACGAGATCATCGAGGACACGACGCAGCGCTTCGGTCCCGAGGACTTCCACTTCACCTCGCAGGTCGTCTGGACGGTACGCCCCGACGGGACGATCCAGCTGAACTCGGGCATCAGCTCCAACAAGCCGAACCTCGTCCTGGCGCGTCTCGGCTACGAGTTCGTCCTGCCCAAGAGCTACGACCAGTACCGCTACTACGGCCGCGGCCCGATCAATAACTACGGCGACCGCAAGAGCGGCCAGTTCGTCCAGCTCCACCAGAGCACTGTCGCGGGCCAGTTCATCTCCTTCCCCAAGCCCCAGACGATGGCCAACCGCGAGGACGTACGCTGGACGAGCCTCACCAACGCCGCAGGCAATGGCCTCCTCTTCATCTCCGACAGCCTGATGACGAGCTCCGCCCTGCCCTACTCGGCACTGGATCTGCTGCTCGCCCCGCACCCCACCGAGCTGCCCCCTGCAGGGGACACGCACCTCGTGCTGGGGATCAGCTCCACAGGCCTCGGCGGCTTCAGCTGCGGTCAGGGTCCTCCCACCGAGCAGTACCAGACGAAGGCCGAGCCTCACTACTTCGGCCTGACAATCCGCCCGCTGCGTGGTATCAAGCCTCAGCAGACGCACAGCACGACGGTGCCCCAAGCAGCCGCTGCCCCCATCATCGCCCGCGGGCTGGATGGCATGCTCAGCCTGAAGGCACGCCCCGGCGCCGAGCTGATGATCCAGATCGGCAAGGCTAAGGCGCAGCGCTACACGGGTCCCGTGCTGATGCGCGAGCCCGTCCAGGTCAAGGCCTGGGATAGGCGTCACCCCGAGCTGGTGAGCATCGAGCACTTCACCCGCGTAGAGACGGTGCAGGCAACCATCCTCTCCGCCAGCAGCGAGGAGGTACCCTACGGCGACGAGGCAGCGAACCTCCTCGACTTCGACCCCGGGACGATCTGGCACAGCATGTACTCCGTGACGGTGACCAAGTACCCCCACTGGATCGACTTCGACGTCCTGGACACCAAGCTCATCCGTGCCTTCACCTACCTACCACGTCAGGATGAGAACTGGACGGGCGACATCAAGGACTACGCCATCTCCATCAGTCAGGACGGCAAGACCTGGACGGAGGTGCAGAAGGGGACCTTCGCCAAGGACAAGAAGCTCAAGCGCGTCGACCTCAGCCAGCCTCAGCGCGCCCGCTACCTCCGCTTCACGGCCCTCTCGGCGCAGAACGGTGGCGACTACGCCAGCGGTGCCGAGATGAGCATCATCGCCGACTAG
- the gap gene encoding type I glyceraldehyde-3-phosphate dehydrogenase, which yields MIKVGINGFGRIGRFVFRAAQKRTDIEIVGINDLLDAEYMAYMLKYDTMHGRFDGTVEVKDGNLVVNGKTIRITAERNPADLKWDAIGAEYVVESTGLFLSKDKAQGHIDAGAKYVVMSAPSKDDTPMFVVGVNTDKYVKGTQFVSNASCTTNCLAPLAKVLHDNFGITDGLMTTVHATTATQKTVDGPSAKDWRGGRAAAGNIIPSSTGAAKAVGKVIPELNGKLTGMSFRVPTLDVSVVDLTVNLAKPASYAEICEVIKKASEGELKGILGYTDEDVVSSDFLGDTRTSIFDAKAGIALTDKFVKLVSWYDNEIGYSNKVLDLIAVMAKVNG from the coding sequence ATGATTAAAGTAGGTATTAACGGCTTCGGACGTATCGGCCGTTTCGTCTTCCGTGCAGCTCAGAAGCGTACGGACATCGAGATCGTAGGTATCAATGACCTCCTCGACGCAGAGTACATGGCATACATGCTGAAGTACGACACGATGCACGGTCGCTTCGACGGCACGGTAGAAGTCAAGGATGGTAACCTCGTGGTCAACGGCAAGACGATCCGCATCACCGCTGAGCGCAACCCCGCTGACCTGAAGTGGGACGCTATCGGTGCTGAGTACGTCGTCGAGTCTACCGGCCTCTTCCTCTCCAAGGACAAGGCTCAGGGTCACATCGACGCTGGTGCTAAGTATGTCGTAATGTCTGCTCCCTCCAAGGACGACACGCCTATGTTCGTCGTAGGGGTCAACACCGACAAGTACGTCAAGGGCACGCAGTTCGTATCCAACGCTTCGTGCACGACGAACTGTCTCGCTCCCCTGGCTAAGGTCCTGCACGACAACTTCGGCATCACCGACGGTCTGATGACGACGGTACACGCTACGACGGCTACGCAGAAGACGGTAGACGGTCCTAGCGCTAAGGACTGGCGTGGTGGCCGCGCTGCTGCCGGCAACATCATCCCCTCCTCCACGGGTGCTGCTAAGGCTGTAGGTAAGGTTATCCCCGAGCTCAACGGTAAGCTGACGGGTATGAGCTTCCGCGTGCCTACCCTCGACGTCTCTGTCGTTGACCTCACGGTGAACCTCGCTAAGCCTGCTAGCTACGCAGAGATCTGCGAAGTCATCAAGAAGGCTTCTGAAGGCGAACTGAAGGGTATCCTCGGCTACACGGACGAAGACGTTGTATCCAGCGACTTCCTCGGTGACACGCGTACGTCTATCTTCGACGCCAAGGCTGGTATCGCTCTGACGGACAAGTTCGTCAAGCTCGTCAGCTGGTACGACAACGAGATCGGTTACTCCAACAAGGTGCTTGACCTGATCGCTGTCATGGCTAAGGTAAACGGCTAA
- a CDS encoding YtxH domain-containing protein: MANCSKGNFFLGVLIGAAAGAAAAYFSDRRKRELFADNVSSSVERARDSIVEGYYEAKERYQRYRNRLTDETQELIDELKDEE, encoded by the coding sequence ATGGCTAATTGTTCGAAGGGGAATTTCTTCCTCGGCGTGCTCATTGGAGCCGCAGCAGGTGCAGCCGCCGCTTACTTCTCTGACCGTCGTAAGCGCGAGCTCTTCGCAGATAATGTATCCAGCTCTGTAGAGCGCGCCCGTGACAGCATCGTCGAGGGCTACTACGAAGCTAAGGAACGCTATCAGCGCTATCGCAATCGCCTGACCGATGAGACGCAGGAGCTCATCGATGAGCTGAAGGACGAGGAATAG
- a CDS encoding metallophosphoesterase has translation MPPIAMIVTALAVLLLGLGYSSWRLVTIAPMTPALRWIVLGLWLGAFALSLGSLLLRGGLSVALTRYTYPFSTSWIFWLLYLVLLFLALDLLRLIPQLRPLLAPSWPLAGVLGLLIVGIFAWGSYRYQQKVRVALELTMAKQLERPIKIVGISDLHLGYTIGREELSRWVQLINAERPDLILIAGDLVDGDVRPVLEDRLAELVNQLEAPVYACLGNHEYLGGEAREKGFIRQTKIQLLQDSVATFEDKLYIIGRDDATNRRRRSLRELTAGLDRTRLILLLDHQPHHLEEAEQAGIDLQLSGHTHRGQVFPINLIVDQLYERSHGYHRRGATQYYVSSGIGIWGGKYRIGTQSEYAVITLRPQAN, from the coding sequence ATGCCTCCTATAGCTATGATCGTGACGGCTCTCGCCGTCCTTCTCCTCGGCCTCGGCTACTCCAGCTGGCGCCTGGTGACCATTGCCCCCATGACGCCTGCCCTACGCTGGATCGTCCTGGGGCTGTGGCTCGGGGCCTTCGCCCTCAGCCTCGGCAGCCTCCTCCTCAGGGGCGGGCTGTCGGTAGCCCTGACGCGCTACACCTATCCCTTCAGCACGTCCTGGATCTTCTGGCTGCTCTACCTCGTCCTCCTCTTCCTGGCGCTCGACCTGCTGCGCCTCATCCCCCAGCTACGGCCGCTCCTCGCCCCGAGCTGGCCACTGGCGGGCGTGCTGGGGCTCCTCATCGTCGGCATCTTCGCCTGGGGCAGCTACCGCTACCAGCAGAAGGTGCGCGTAGCACTGGAGCTCACCATGGCCAAGCAGCTGGAGCGCCCGATCAAGATCGTCGGCATCAGTGACCTGCACCTAGGCTACACCATAGGGCGCGAGGAGCTGAGCCGCTGGGTGCAGCTGATCAATGCCGAGCGCCCCGACCTCATCCTCATCGCGGGCGACCTCGTGGATGGCGACGTGCGCCCCGTGCTGGAGGATCGTCTCGCCGAACTGGTGAATCAGCTCGAGGCCCCGGTCTACGCCTGCCTCGGCAATCATGAGTACCTCGGCGGCGAGGCGCGGGAGAAGGGCTTCATCCGTCAGACGAAGATCCAGCTGCTGCAGGACTCGGTGGCCACCTTCGAGGACAAGCTCTACATCATCGGGCGCGATGACGCGACGAACCGCCGTCGCCGCTCGCTGCGGGAGCTGACGGCAGGGCTCGACCGCACGAGGCTCATCCTCCTGCTCGACCACCAGCCCCATCACCTCGAGGAGGCTGAGCAGGCGGGCATAGACCTCCAGCTCTCGGGGCACACGCACCGCGGACAGGTCTTCCCCATCAACCTCATCGTGGACCAGCTCTACGAGCGATCACACGGCTACCACCGTCGCGGCGCCACGCAGTACTACGTCTCGAGCGGCATAGGCATCTGGGGCGGCAAGTACCGCATAGGCACCCAGAGCGAATACGCCGTCATCACGCTCCGTCCCCAGGCGAACTAG
- the miaA gene encoding tRNA (adenosine(37)-N6)-dimethylallyltransferase MiaA encodes MPRASTSSPLLLVLVGPTGVGKTELSIRLGERLSTSILSADSRQIYRELPIGTAAPSLEERAAVPHYFVGTRSIHDYYSAADYEREALETLAELFAEQPVVLVSGGSMMYVDALCRGLDAVPSVPEDLRRAVWQRYEAEGLEGIRHDLEQVDPDYLGQVDPANYKRLLHAWEVYLATGSPFTSYHRGEPKQRPFRILRVGLERPRPELYARIDRRVELMLEAGLEAEARAVYPYRALNALNTVGYKELFAYFDGTIDRAEAIRLIQRNSRHYARKQLSWWQRDPSIHWLDASAPDLLESVLALLEAPIAPLD; translated from the coding sequence ATGCCGAGAGCCTCTACTAGCAGCCCGCTGCTCCTAGTCCTCGTGGGGCCCACGGGGGTAGGCAAGACGGAGCTAAGCATCCGCCTCGGAGAGCGGCTCTCCACGAGCATCCTCTCGGCTGACTCGCGGCAGATCTATCGCGAGCTCCCTATAGGCACAGCTGCCCCCTCCCTCGAGGAGCGGGCGGCTGTGCCTCATTACTTCGTAGGCACACGCAGCATCCACGACTACTACAGCGCTGCCGACTACGAGCGCGAGGCACTGGAGACGCTGGCGGAGCTCTTCGCCGAGCAGCCCGTCGTCCTCGTCTCGGGCGGCTCAATGATGTACGTCGATGCCCTCTGTCGCGGGCTCGACGCCGTGCCGAGCGTGCCCGAGGACCTGCGCCGTGCCGTGTGGCAGCGCTACGAGGCCGAGGGGCTGGAGGGCATACGCCACGACCTGGAGCAGGTCGACCCCGACTACCTAGGTCAGGTCGACCCAGCCAACTACAAGCGCCTCCTCCACGCCTGGGAGGTCTACCTCGCCACAGGGAGCCCCTTCACCAGCTACCACCGAGGAGAGCCCAAGCAGCGCCCCTTCCGCATCCTGAGGGTGGGGCTGGAGCGACCACGCCCCGAGCTCTACGCCCGCATTGATCGGCGTGTGGAGCTCATGCTCGAGGCGGGGCTGGAGGCCGAGGCGCGCGCCGTCTACCCCTACCGCGCGCTCAACGCGCTCAACACCGTCGGCTACAAGGAGCTCTTCGCCTACTTCGACGGCACCATCGACCGCGCCGAGGCCATCCGCCTAATCCAGCGCAATAGCCGCCACTACGCCCGCAAGCAGCTCAGCTGGTGGCAGCGCGACCCCTCCATCCACTGGCTCGACGCCAGCGCCCCCGACCTCCTCGAGTCCGTCCTAGCCTTACTCGAGGCCCCCATAGCCCCCTTGGACTAA
- a CDS encoding NAD(P)/FAD-dependent oxidoreductase gives MSINIPSSSLPRVVIAGGGFGGLKLAQELDSSRFQIVLIDQNNYHQFPPLIYQVASSGLEPSSIAFPFRSAFRRKGNFLFRLASVEAVDAEHKQLLTSVGPVSYDYLVLACGGTTNFFGKEQVARHALPMKTLYESMNLRNVLLQNIEQALVADHPEEQAALQRVIIVGGGPSGVEIAGALAEMKRYVLPKDYPGMDIDAFEIHLVDAAPRLLGAMSEKSSEAAARGLRSLGVELHFGKMVTDYDGLTLSFADGEAMRSRTVIWVSGITANEVAGLSAETLGRGRRILVDAHSEVLGYPDIFALGDQSLMTTDPNYPQGHPQLAQVALQQAKLLAANLKARLDGRSQRPFAYRDLGSMATIGRNKAVAEIGRMKWGGFSAWLLWLVVHLRSILSVRNKIIVLLNWVWNYITYDRSLRLILKRNIPVEPRDLHS, from the coding sequence ATGAGCATCAATATCCCCAGCTCCTCGCTGCCGCGTGTGGTCATCGCAGGTGGAGGCTTCGGCGGGCTCAAGCTCGCCCAGGAGCTCGATAGTAGTCGCTTCCAGATCGTCCTCATCGATCAGAACAACTACCACCAGTTCCCCCCGCTGATCTACCAGGTGGCCTCCTCGGGGCTCGAGCCCAGCAGCATTGCCTTCCCCTTCCGCTCGGCCTTCCGCCGCAAGGGGAACTTCCTCTTCCGCCTAGCATCGGTGGAGGCGGTCGACGCCGAGCACAAGCAGCTCCTCACCTCCGTGGGGCCCGTCAGCTACGACTACCTCGTGCTGGCCTGCGGCGGGACGACGAACTTCTTCGGCAAGGAGCAGGTGGCGCGCCACGCCCTACCGATGAAGACACTCTACGAGTCGATGAACCTGCGTAACGTGCTCCTACAGAATATCGAGCAGGCCCTAGTGGCGGACCATCCCGAGGAGCAGGCCGCCCTACAGCGCGTCATCATCGTCGGTGGTGGCCCCTCAGGGGTCGAGATCGCTGGGGCACTGGCGGAGATGAAGCGCTACGTCCTGCCCAAGGACTACCCCGGGATGGATATCGACGCCTTCGAGATCCATCTGGTGGATGCCGCACCGCGCCTCCTAGGGGCGATGAGTGAGAAGAGCTCCGAGGCCGCAGCCCGTGGGCTGAGGAGCCTAGGGGTGGAGCTGCACTTCGGCAAGATGGTCACCGACTACGACGGGCTGACGCTCTCCTTCGCCGACGGCGAGGCCATGCGCTCCCGCACCGTCATCTGGGTGAGCGGCATCACGGCCAACGAGGTGGCAGGCCTCTCGGCTGAGACCCTCGGCCGTGGCCGCCGTATCCTCGTCGACGCCCATAGCGAGGTCCTCGGCTACCCCGACATCTTCGCCCTCGGCGACCAGAGCCTCATGACCACCGACCCCAACTATCCGCAGGGGCATCCCCAGCTGGCACAGGTAGCCCTACAGCAGGCTAAGCTCCTGGCTGCCAACCTCAAGGCACGCCTCGACGGCCGCTCCCAGCGTCCCTTCGCCTACCGCGACCTCGGCTCTATGGCGACCATCGGGCGTAATAAGGCTGTGGCCGAGATCGGTCGTATGAAGTGGGGCGGCTTCTCCGCCTGGCTGCTCTGGCTGGTCGTGCACCTACGCTCCATCCTCTCGGTGCGCAATAAGATCATCGTCCTGCTGAACTGGGTCTGGAACTACATCACCTACGACCGCTCGCTGCGCCTGATCCTCAAGCGCAATATCCCCGTCGAGCCGCGCGACCTCCACTCTTAG
- the aspS gene encoding aspartate--tRNA ligase, whose amino-acid sequence MYRTTTCGALRLSQVGEQVTLAGWVQKARRMGGMIFVDLRDRYGITQLVFNESLVGPDLIAQAEKLGREYVIQVSGKVAERENKNPKLDTGDIEILVERLSVLNASEVPPFTIEDETDGGDDLRMKYRYLDLRRSCVRSNLELRHRFALAVRRYLDAQGFLEVETPVLIKSTPEGARDFVVPSRMNPNQFYALPQSPQTFKQLLMVSGFDRYFQIVKCFRDEDLRADRQPEFTQIDCEMSFVEQEDVLTIFEGMTKYLFQELLGVEVATPFPRMSWQEAMSRYGSDKPDTRFGMEFVELKDTLSGFGFGVFDDAAYIGGICAQGAASYTRKQLDALTDFVKRPQIGAKGMVYARVEADGTVKSSVDKFYSQETLQALASKMQAAPGDLILILSGDEPMKVRKQLCELRLEMGSQLGLRDKRQFSCLWVVDFPLFEWDEETQRFYAMHHPFTSPKPEDIPLLATDPGAVRANAYDMVINGVEVGGGSIRIHDSGLQAQMFDLLGFTPEKAQEQFGFLMNAFKYGAPPHGGLAYGLDRFVSLFAGLDSIRDCIAFPKNNSGRDVMIDAPSLIDQEQLDELCLSLSQPK is encoded by the coding sequence ATGTATCGCACTACTACCTGCGGCGCGCTGCGCCTCAGCCAGGTCGGGGAGCAGGTCACGCTCGCCGGCTGGGTACAGAAGGCACGTCGCATGGGCGGCATGATCTTCGTCGATCTGCGTGACCGCTACGGCATCACGCAGCTGGTCTTCAACGAGAGCCTCGTCGGCCCCGACCTCATCGCCCAGGCTGAGAAGCTGGGGCGCGAATACGTCATCCAGGTCTCGGGCAAGGTCGCCGAGCGTGAGAACAAGAACCCCAAGCTCGACACGGGCGACATCGAGATCCTCGTCGAGCGCCTCAGCGTGCTCAACGCCTCGGAGGTCCCCCCCTTCACCATCGAGGACGAGACCGACGGCGGTGATGACCTGCGTATGAAGTACCGCTACCTCGACCTACGCCGCAGCTGCGTGCGCTCCAACCTCGAGCTGCGTCACCGCTTCGCCCTGGCCGTACGTCGCTACCTCGACGCCCAGGGCTTCCTCGAGGTCGAGACACCCGTACTGATCAAGTCTACCCCTGAGGGCGCCCGCGACTTCGTCGTGCCCTCGCGCATGAACCCCAATCAGTTCTACGCCCTGCCGCAGTCGCCACAGACCTTCAAGCAGCTGCTCATGGTCAGTGGCTTCGACCGCTACTTTCAGATCGTGAAGTGCTTCCGCGACGAAGACCTGCGCGCCGACCGCCAGCCCGAGTTCACGCAGATCGACTGCGAGATGAGCTTTGTGGAGCAGGAGGACGTGCTGACCATCTTCGAGGGCATGACGAAGTACCTCTTCCAGGAGCTGCTGGGCGTGGAGGTCGCCACTCCCTTCCCCCGCATGAGCTGGCAGGAGGCGATGAGCCGCTATGGGTCGGACAAGCCCGACACGCGCTTTGGCATGGAGTTTGTAGAGCTCAAGGATACGCTCTCGGGCTTCGGCTTCGGGGTCTTCGACGATGCCGCCTACATCGGGGGTATCTGTGCCCAGGGTGCCGCCAGCTACACGCGTAAGCAGCTGGATGCCCTGACGGACTTCGTCAAGCGCCCGCAGATCGGCGCTAAGGGCATGGTCTACGCACGCGTCGAGGCCGACGGCACGGTCAAGAGCAGCGTGGACAAGTTCTACAGCCAAGAGACGCTACAGGCACTGGCCTCCAAGATGCAGGCCGCACCCGGCGACCTCATCCTCATCCTCTCGGGGGACGAGCCGATGAAGGTACGCAAGCAGCTCTGCGAGCTCCGTCTTGAGATGGGCTCACAGCTTGGGCTCAGAGACAAGCGCCAGTTCTCCTGCCTCTGGGTGGTGGACTTCCCGCTCTTCGAGTGGGATGAGGAGACGCAGCGCTTCTACGCCATGCACCACCCCTTCACCTCGCCCAAGCCCGAGGACATCCCCCTACTGGCGACCGACCCAGGAGCCGTGCGGGCCAATGCCTACGACATGGTCATCAACGGCGTCGAGGTCGGTGGCGGCTCGATCCGTATCCACGACAGCGGGCTGCAGGCACAGATGTTCGACCTCCTGGGCTTCACCCCCGAGAAGGCTCAGGAGCAGTTCGGCTTCCTGATGAATGCCTTCAAGTACGGGGCTCCTCCCCACGGCGGGCTGGCCTACGGGCTGGATCGCTTCGTCTCGCTCTTCGCTGGGCTGGACAGCATCCGTGACTGTATCGCCTTCCCCAAGAATAATTCCGGCCGCGACGTGATGATCGATGCGCCCTCGCTCATCGACCAGGAGCAGCTCGACGAGCTCTGCCTCTCCCTCTCGCAGCCCAAGTAG